The following coding sequences are from one Nicotiana tomentosiformis chromosome 3, ASM39032v3, whole genome shotgun sequence window:
- the LOC104105142 gene encoding F-box protein At5g07670-like: protein MSYSPEKPNFRSPLKGPPSPSWTDLWLKNKKALNHVLFTMHLQSRSSSSPSPHQLRKSLDFTLPSLVSDPTSLLSDETLLYILSKLPNSQRNSNSLVSKRWLYLQGRLVRSIKLLDWDFLVSGRVFIRFPNLIHVDLVNGSLISPGNSGIFCSHELLCSHVDSNSDPKDWFFKERFVLPSDEIDRGLRILASGCPNLRRLLVVNASELGLLSVAEECPTLQVLELHRCNDHVLRGIAACQNLQILRLIGNVDGFYKSSVTDIGLTILAQGCKRLVKLELSGCEGSYEGIKAIAQCCQMLEELILHDHRMEGGWLFALSYCESLKTLRFLSCKSIDQCGWFDEDVGSCLTLERLHLEKCQLRNKESLRTLFLLCQDVREVIFQHCWGLDNEMFSLARVLRRVKSLCLESCSLLTTEGLESALLSWKEIQSLKVISCGNIMDSEISPSLSTLFSALKDLQWRPDTKTLLSAGLVGTCMRKRGSKVFKKTCDWKSLPGA from the exons ATGTCGTATTCACCTGAGAAACCAAATTTCAGGTCACCATTAAAAGGGCCACCATCTCCAAGCTGGACTGATCTATGGTTGAAGAACAAAAAAGCTCTTAATCATGTCCTTTTCACTATGCACCTTCAATCCCGTTCATCTTCATCCCCTTCACCACATCAACTTCGCAAATCCCTAGATTTCACCCTTCCGTCGCTTGTCTCCGATCCAACTTCCCTTCTTTCTGATGAAACGCTTCTTTACATTCTCTCTAAGCTTCCTAATTCCCAAAGGAATTCCAATTCCCTTGTATCTAAACGCTGGCTCTACCTCCAAGGTCGTCTTGTGCGGTCCATTAAGCTTCTTGATTGGGATTTTCTTGTTTCGGGTCGGGTTTTTATTCGGTTTCCGAATCTTATTCATGTTGATTTGGTTAATGGGTCGTTGATTTCACCCGGAAATTCAGGTATTTTTTGCTCTCACGAATTGCTTTGCTCTCACGTGGATTCTAATAGTGACCCTAAAGATTGGTTTTTTAAGGAAAGATTTGTGTTGCCTTCTGATGAGATTGATAGGGGATTGAGAATTTTAGCTAGTGGGTGTCCGAATTTGCGTAGATTATTGGTGGTAAATGCTAGTGAATTGGGATTGTTGAGTGTAGCTGAGGAATGTCCAACTTTGCAAGTATTAGAGTTGCATAGATGCAATGATCATGTTCTTCGCGGGATTGCAGCGTGCCAGAACTTGCAGATATTGAGATTGATTGGAAATGTCGATGGGTTTTATAAATCTTCGGTTACTGATATTGGACTGACTATTTTAGCTCAGGGGTGTAAGAGATTGGTAAAGCTGGAGTTGAGTGGTTGTGAAGGGAGCTATGAAGGGATTAAGGCCATAGCGCAATGTTGTCAAATGCTCGAAGAGTTGATTCTTCATGATCATAGGATGGAAGGTGGTTGGTTGTTTGCTCTTTcctattgtgaaagtttgaaGACTTTGAGGTTTCTGTCTTGTAAGAGTATCGATCAATGTGGATGGTTTGATGAAGATGTGGGATCTTGCCTGACGCTTGAAAGATTACATTTGGAGAAATGCCAATTGAGAAATAAGGAGAGTTTGAGAACATTGTTTCTACTCTGTCAAGACGTTAGAGAGGTTATTTTCCAGCACTGTTGGGGACTGGATAATGAAATGTTCAGCCTTGCTAGAGTTCTAAG GAGAGTGAAGTCTCTTTGCCTGGAAAGCTGTTCACTACTTACAACTGAAGGCCTTGAGTCTGCCCTCCTTTCGTGGAAGGAAATCCAGAGCCTCAAGGTGATTTCATGTGGCAATATAATGGATAGTGAAATCAGTCCATCACTCTCTACCTTGTTCTCCGCACTAAAAGATTTGCAGTGGAGACCAGACACAAAAACTCTTCTTTCAGCTGGTCTTGTGGGAACTTGCATGCGGAAAAGAGGCAGTAAAGTTTTCAAGAAGACGTGCGACTGGAAGTCACTTCCTGGTGCATAG